TTGCCGCGCCTACCGCGCCGAACTCGCTGCGGCCATGAATACGCTGCGGACCGACGTGGCGGCGGTGCCGCTGCCGGACGTCGACGCTGAGTGGCGCGCCGTCCAAACACGAATCAATGCGACGAGCAGCGCCTCCGCGCCGCGCCGCGAAAAACTTCGTCTTGCACCGATCGTCTGGATTTCCGCACCGCTCGCCGCGGCCGCCGCCGTGGCACTCGCGCTGTTCGTCGGCCGAACGGTGCCGGGCGGAAACTTGGCCAACGCCGGTGGCACCGAATTCGCGGCTCGCGCCGACTACGTCGAGGTGGCGGACCCGAGCGCGACGCCGATCGTCTACTCCGACCAGGAAAGCGGCTGGCTCGTCGTCTGGGCCGAGAGTGCAGATACGGCCCACACCTCGGGCTGATCCGACCTAGAGTTTCTTCCGGAAACTCAACTGGGTTTTCGTCACCGCGTATCCCAGCCGCTCGTAGAACCGGTGCGCGTCGAGCCGCACCTGATTCGAGCGCACGCCCATGAGCGTCAGGCCGTGCCCGCGCGCCCACTCCTCTGCGGCGCGAACCAGCGCCGCACCGACGCCGCGTCGTCTTTCCGCAGCCGTCACAACCAAGCCGACGATCTCACCGCGCGGATCTGATTCCAGCAGCTTGGTCGCCTGCACTTGAATCCAGCCAACCACGCAGCCACCGCGCTCCGCGACGCGGACGGCTTGATCGTCGTCCGCCAAAATACGAGCGAGCCGCCGGCTGACCTCTTCAGTCGCGCCCGCATAACCGAGTTCGAGAACGAGCCCGCACAATGCCGGCACATCGGCCGCGGCGGCCGGGCGGATGATGACCGGCTCGTCGCCTAAGGGAGCCACGGAAACTGCTCGGCCTTCGGTTTCCGTTTCTCCTTCTGCGCAGTCATGAACTCCTTCGCCTCCTCGGTCATGTAGTAGAGCATGGTGGCGTTGCCCGCGAGTTCCTGCACGCCGCTCTGGCCGTCGAGTTCGGCGTTGAAAGCCGACTTCAAGCAGCGGATCGCGAGCGGGCTGCGCTGGAGGATATCCTTCGCCCAAGCGACGCCTTCGGCTTCGAGTTCGGCGACGGGGACAACTTTGTTGACGAGTCCCATCGTGAGCGCCTCCTGCGCGTTGTATTGCCGACAGAGGAACCAGATTTCGCGCGCCTTCTTCTGGCCAACCATGCGCGCCAGATAGCTCGAACCGAAACCGCCGTCGAAGCTGCCCATCTTCGGGCCGACCTGGCCGAAGATGCCGTTGTCCGCCGCGATCGTGAGATCGCACATCACGTGGAGCACGTGGCCGCCGCCGATCGCGCAACCGGCGACGAGCGCGATCACGACCTTCGGCATCGAGCGAATCAGCTTCTGCACCTCGAGAATGTTCAAGCGCGGCACGCCTTTGGCATCGATGTAGCCGCCGTGTCCGCGGACCGATTGGTCGCCGCCGGCGCAGAAAGCGTATTTGCCATCCTTGGCCGGGCCGGCGCCGGTGAGCAGCACGACGCCGATCTTCTGGTCTTCGCGCGCATCGAGCAGCGCATCGTGCAACTCGAACACCGTCTGCGGACGGAACGCGTTGCGCTTCTCGGGCCGGTTGATCGTGATTTTCGCGATGCCGTCGGCCTTTTGATAGATGATGTCCTCGTAGTTCTTGGCGGTTTTCCAGGCGGGAATCATGCCCCCAACGTTCGCGAAAACAGCTGAGCGGCAAACGTTTTCGCGGGTGCGCCCGTTTTTTACGAGCGGGCGTCAAGCGGTAAGTCGTCGCCGGAGAAAACGGCTGGCGAGCGGCGGCGGGTTGCCCAACAGTCGCCGGTTCAATGCAAGCAGAAGGTAAAGGCCATGCTGCCGCAGCGGGTGCGGGACTGACCCTGGGCGCGCTCGGTGTCGTGTTCGGCGACATCGGCACGAGCCCGCTGTATGCGTTGCGCGAGTGCATGAACTACCTGCCGCCCGTCGACC
This region of Opitutia bacterium genomic DNA includes:
- a CDS encoding zf-HC2 domain-containing protein, which produces MNCRSAQQLLLAENDGVLTPAQHAELASHLASCAPCRAYRAELAAAMNTLRTDVAAVPLPDVDAEWRAVQTRINATSSASAPRREKLRLAPIVWISAPLAAAAAVALALFVGRTVPGGNLANAGGTEFAARADYVEVADPSATPIVYSDQESGWLVVWAESADTAHTSG
- a CDS encoding GNAT family N-acetyltransferase, which gives rise to MAPLGDEPVIIRPAAAADVPALCGLVLELGYAGATEEVSRRLARILADDDQAVRVAERGGCVVGWIQVQATKLLESDPRGEIVGLVVTAAERRRGVGAALVRAAEEWARGHGLTLMGVRSNQVRLDAHRFYERLGYAVTKTQLSFRKKL
- the menB gene encoding 1,4-dihydroxy-2-naphthoyl-CoA synthase; amino-acid sequence: MIPAWKTAKNYEDIIYQKADGIAKITINRPEKRNAFRPQTVFELHDALLDAREDQKIGVVLLTGAGPAKDGKYAFCAGGDQSVRGHGGYIDAKGVPRLNILEVQKLIRSMPKVVIALVAGCAIGGGHVLHVMCDLTIAADNGIFGQVGPKMGSFDGGFGSSYLARMVGQKKAREIWFLCRQYNAQEALTMGLVNKVVPVAELEAEGVAWAKDILQRSPLAIRCLKSAFNAELDGQSGVQELAGNATMLYYMTEEAKEFMTAQKEKRKPKAEQFPWLP